From Toxorhynchites rutilus septentrionalis strain SRP chromosome 2, ASM2978413v1, whole genome shotgun sequence, a single genomic window includes:
- the LOC129765335 gene encoding L-aminoadipate-semialdehyde dehydrogenase-phosphopantetheinyl transferase produces the protein MRSNGAMHIRSNGHARWAFDLSSWQPSWTELLLATSCVQPDEKRRLAKFVFRDDVHASLIGRLMMRRFVHLATGLEYDRIEFDRDGKGKPFLKNPGFAVNFNVSHQGRYCVLAGLAGASDRQLPRIGVDVMKIEYAGGRPLWDFFRLMDRNFSEEEWMYIRSHQSESEQLEAFIRNWCLKESYVKNVGVGIAVDLRKISFKIGTKVLDTEKVIYDSTLRLNDELLKDWRFEESLIDKDHCVAVAFEHMHDGVDLSENCFETVGFEALVEAHKPLLAIDENYCEDIISKEYKTKK, from the coding sequence ATGCGTTCAAACGGAGCGATGCACATCCGCAGCAATGGACACGCCCGCTGGGCATTTGACCTTTCCAGTTGGCAACCGAGTTGGACAGAACTGCTGCTGGCAACATCGTGCGTTCAGCCCGATGAGAAGCGGCGGTTGGCGAAGTTTGTGTTCCGGGATGATGTGCATGCGTCACTGATTGGCCGGCTAATGATGCGACGGTTTGTGCATCTGGCGACGGGACTGGAGTATGACCGGATTGAATTTGATCGAGATGGAAAGGGGAAGCCGTTTCTCAAAAACCCGGGATTCGCAGTGAATTTTAACGTTTCCCATCAGGGGCGATACTGCGTGTTGGCCGGACTGGCAGGCGCGTCGGACAGACAGTTGCCGAGGATAGGCGTGGATGTGATGAAAATCGAATACGCTGGCGGAAGGCCGCTCTGGGATTTCTTTCGATTGATGGATCGGAACTTCTCCGAAGAAGAATGGATGTATATACGGAGCCACCAAAGCGAAAGTGAACAGCTGGAGGCTTTCATCCGGAACTGGTGTTTGAAGGAGAGCTACGTGAAGAATGTTGGCGTTGGAATAGCCGTGGATTTGCGAAAGATTAGTTTTAAGATTGGAACGAAAGTTTTGGACACTGAGAAAGTGATTTATGATAGCACATTAAGACTGAACGATGAACTTTTAAAGGATTGGCGTTTCGAAGAATCTCTTATCGATAAGGATCACTGTGTAGCGGTTGCTTTCGAGCATATGCATGACGGAGTCGACTTGTCTGAGAACTGTTTTGAAACAGTTGGGTTTGAAGCATTGGTGGAAGCTCATAAGCCTCTGCTGGCAATTGATGAGAACTATTGTGAGGACATTATTAGTAAGGAATACAAAACTAAGAAATAA